From Triticum aestivum cultivar Chinese Spring chromosome 4A, IWGSC CS RefSeq v2.1, whole genome shotgun sequence, a single genomic window includes:
- the LOC123086935 gene encoding uncharacterized protein isoform X1 yields MDARGPPLRPSLWRLCRLRRLRRLPCPLQELRADPRNMETTAALPTSRIARSGPSPTYLAVLRPFRRLPGARSSGERSHKTLTSLPQIPPWWSSPLRLYLSIAGSTLVSSRDPPWRLPPLPSRSVRRRIDEGAAEIRRPFRDASAGRKAKGLAKQQEDLRLGSPAASAPASSPPCRPRPPLVTFMSAALSYACRDARGFFAKTKRYIRNTLKIGLRVYFEETEGLSRLRALLVYIGKDLS; encoded by the exons ATGGACGCCCGGGGTCCTCCGCTCCGACCCTCGCTGTGGCGGCTCTGCCGACTTCGTCGCCTAA GAAGACTACCATGCCCGCTTCAGGAGCTTCGAGCCGACCCCCGCAACATGGAGACCACCGCCGCCCTTCCGACATCGAGAATCGCCAGATCCGGCCCGTCTCCGACCTACCTCGCCGTCCTTCGCCCGTTCCGACGTCTCCCCGGCGCTAGGAGCTCAGGCGAGCGCAGCCACAAGACCCTGACTTCTCTGCCCCAGATCCCGCCATGGTGGTCGTCGCCTCTCCGTCTCTATCTGTCCATCGCCGGATCCACGCTGGTGTCCTCCAGGGACCCGCCATGGAGGTTGCCGCCTCTCCCGTCTCGATCCGTCCGCCGCCGGATCGACGAGGGAGCAGCCGAGATCCGCCGCCCATTCCGCGACGCCTCGGCCGGCAGGAAGGCCAAAGGCCTCGCCAAGCAGCAGGAGGACTTGCGGCTAGGCTCGCCTGCCGCAAGCGCGCCCGCGAGCTCACCCCCGTGCCGGCCAAGGCCACCTTTGGTGACTTTCATGTCCGCCGCGCTCTCGTACGCCTGCCGCGACGccaggggcttttttgcaaaaacgAAACGTTATATCAGGAACACACTGAAAATAGGACTGCGGGTTTATTTCGAAGAAACAGAGGGGCTTTCCCGACTCCGTGCTTTATTAGTATATATAGGGAAAGATTTGTCCTAG
- the LOC123086935 gene encoding uncharacterized protein isoform X2, with protein sequence METTAALPTSRIARSGPSPTYLAVLRPFRRLPGARSSGERSHKTLTSLPQIPPWWSSPLRLYLSIAGSTLVSSRDPPWRLPPLPSRSVRRRIDEGAAEIRRPFRDASAGRKAKGLAKQQEDLRLGSPAASAPASSPPCRPRPPLVTFMSAALSYACRDARGFFAKTKRYIRNTLKIGLRVYFEETEGLSRLRALLVYIGKDLS encoded by the coding sequence ATGGAGACCACCGCCGCCCTTCCGACATCGAGAATCGCCAGATCCGGCCCGTCTCCGACCTACCTCGCCGTCCTTCGCCCGTTCCGACGTCTCCCCGGCGCTAGGAGCTCAGGCGAGCGCAGCCACAAGACCCTGACTTCTCTGCCCCAGATCCCGCCATGGTGGTCGTCGCCTCTCCGTCTCTATCTGTCCATCGCCGGATCCACGCTGGTGTCCTCCAGGGACCCGCCATGGAGGTTGCCGCCTCTCCCGTCTCGATCCGTCCGCCGCCGGATCGACGAGGGAGCAGCCGAGATCCGCCGCCCATTCCGCGACGCCTCGGCCGGCAGGAAGGCCAAAGGCCTCGCCAAGCAGCAGGAGGACTTGCGGCTAGGCTCGCCTGCCGCAAGCGCGCCCGCGAGCTCACCCCCGTGCCGGCCAAGGCCACCTTTGGTGACTTTCATGTCCGCCGCGCTCTCGTACGCCTGCCGCGACGccaggggcttttttgcaaaaacgAAACGTTATATCAGGAACACACTGAAAATAGGACTGCGGGTTTATTTCGAAGAAACAGAGGGGCTTTCCCGACTCCGTGCTTTATTAGTATATATAGGGAAAGATTTGTCCTAG